GAGTTGAATATCATTCGGTGCATGAGGACCAAGCAGACCGAGCATCTGCAGGCCATTAACCTGTTGACCCGAGGCAACCCAGAAAGGCCTGGCTTCACCCGTCCCACTCTCGGTGCGGCGATCTCGGCGGCCATCGGCACGCTGGACGCAAAATTGCCAAACTTCATTCTTCTCGATCCGAACCCCAAGGGAAACGAATTCGAGGCTTACAAGGCCAGCGATCTCGCGGGCTGGCTAGGGCCGGAACATGCCCCCATTCGACTCGGTGGCACCTTCACCCAACTGAATCGAGCGGTCGACTCCGCAGTGGACAATAATCAGGATCGCCTTGCCCTGCGACGATATTTCGCCAAACGATACGAGACCGAAAAACAGAGCCGCACGGCGGCCGCCCAGAATGCCGCGTTCGAAAAGATGAATGGACTGAGCGCGAGTGCCGACTTGTTCGATGTGGCTAAACTGCCGGAAAAGGACCGTTCCCGCTACGGCCCTGGTACTTTCGGACTGCACGCTCTGATGGCCCGCAACCTCGTTGAGCAGGGCGCTCCGTTCGTGATGGTCGCCAACGGCATGCCCTGGGACAATCACGTCTTCCAGCACGAGATTCACCAGATGCTCGTGCCGGAATTGGACCGCATCCTGCACTGCCTCATCACGGATCTGAAGGACCGCGGTCTTCTCGAACACACGCTGGTGGTGGCGATGGGAGAGTTTGGTCGCACTCCTTGGCTCAACGCCGCCCGAGGCCGGGATCATTATCCCAACGCCTGGAGCATGATGATGACCGGTTGCGGTCTTAAGAGGGGCGTGGTGGTCGGCGGCACGGATGTCGATGGTGTTGACCCCGCCGGCCGTTCGTTCAACGAACAGAATCTCTTCGCCACAATTTTTACCGCGCTCGGCATCGACCCGCACGCGGAGTACGATCTGAAAAACATGCCGACTTTCCATAGGGTGGAAGACCGGGCCGAACCGATCCGGGAGGTGTTGGCATGAAACTGACGAAAAATAAAGACCTGTCGCTTCCCACCGGTGTTCTGGGCCTCGCGGTCGCAGCCGATGCGAAACATCTCTATGCCGCGTGCATGGATGGCCGACTCTTTGAATGCGACCCGGCCACAGGAAAATCGACGCCATTCGCCAGTGGTCATACCAGTTTTGCCTCCGGCTGCGTGCTGCTGCCCAATGGTAAGACGCTGATCTCTGCCGGTTACGATGGCTGGCTGTTATGGCACGATGTGGAATCCAAACAGTGCGTGCGGCGGTTGAAAGCTCATGGGTTTTGGTCCTGGCAAATGGCGCTGTCTCCCGACGGTCGCCACGTTGCGACGGTGACCGGGCAATACCTCGCGGGTGGCGAGAAATACGAGCCGGCTCAGGCACCGGAGCCGACGGTGAAGGTGTTTGACACTCTCACCGGCGAACTGCTGAAGTCGTTCGATTATCTGCCGCCGGTACTGAGCGTTGCTTTCTCGCCGGACGGCCGTCATCTGGCGGCGGCCAACATGATGGGGGATGTGGCCGTGTGGGACCTGGAAGGCAAAGCACCGCCGGTGAAGTTCAACTCTCCCGACTTCACGAGCTGGGGCATCATCAAGAGCCCGCACTTCTGTGGAGGCATCTATGGTCTTGCGTTCTCTCCCGATGGTAAGTCTCTATTGGCCTGTGGCATGGGACCGATGGGAGATCCCATGGCCGGTAATGGCAAGATGACCTGGCAGCGTTGGGATTGGCTGGCAAAAACACCGCAGAAACTCTCCCAGATCCGTGACGGCGAAGGCGGCGCCGGTCTTATGGAAACGCTGACTCACGCGCCGGACGGTTCTTTTCTGATGGCGGGCCGGCAAGCCCAGGGTACCTGGACCACCGCCCTTTTCGCCGCTGATGGCAAGCTGAAAGCCTCCCTGGATACCAAGTCTCGGGTGACCCGGGCCAAGTTCACCCCGGATGGAAATACCCTGTATTTAAGTGCGGTCATCGGTCAGCCAGGCCCCAATAAGGGTCAATGGCCAGACTATGGCCGTATTCACGTGGTTAAGGTTGAGGGTTGACGATTCAGCAATGAGGACTACTCTCGACTGCTTCCCGCAACCCCTTACTGAACGATTCGGCTACTAGGGATATCGAACCCATTCGCGAAAAGTTTGGTGACGACGACCTTTCCAAGCACGGAAATGATACCTCGCGCTTTTTAGATTTGCACAACGGCGGCCGCATCGGATAAAGTAGGGGTTCGCAGCAGAATCCGAATCGAGTCGTTTCCAAGGCTATGCAATGCTTCGACTTAATGCTCCACGTCCCGCCTCGCTATGCGGTGCCGTGCGCCGACGGGATTTCCTTCACGCAGGCACGCTGGCGACACTGGGATTGTCGCTACCGGCTTACCTTCGCGCCCAGCAGGCACAAGGCACTCCGGACAAAGACGTCAATTGCATCATGCTGTTTCTGCTCGGCGGTCCCAGTCAACTCGATACCTGGGATCTGAAGCCGAACGCACCGGCCGAAGTGCGTGGCCCCTTCAAACCGATTAAGACCAACGCTCCGGGTATCGAAATCAGCGAAATCTTTCCCAAGATGGCGAAGCACGGCGACAAATTCTCTCTGATTCGCTCCGTCTTCCACACGGCGACCGCGGTTCACGATACCGGTCATCAGATGATGCAAACAGGAAGACTCTTTACCGGCGGCGTCGAACATCCTCACATGGGGTGCACGCTGGGCTATCTGCGCGGCGGGCGAGGCGAACTGCCCGCCCACGTGATTCTGCCGCGCTTGATGGGCCGAACCGGCGGCAATTTACCGCATGGTCAAAACGCCGGCTATCTGGGGAAAAGCTACGATCCTTTCGTCCTGAATGCCGATCCTTCCGTTGCGAACTTTAAAGTTCCCGATCTACTACCCCCCGATTACATTTCGGATATCCGGGCCGAACGACGCCAGAAATTGCGCGACGCCATCGATGGAGAGATGCAAAGGTTCGAAAATGTCGCGGCCGCCAAACAACTGGATGATTCGTTTCATCAAGCCTACAAGCTGATGAGTTCTCCCCGGGCTCGCGAAGCATTCGCTATCGAGAAAGAACCGGCCGCGGTTCGCGACCGTTACGGCCGTACCCGCTTCGGACAGTGCTGCCTTATGGCGCGCCGACTGATCGAGGCCGGTGTCCGCTTCGTGACGGTTAACATGTTCGAAACGGTCTTCGATGAAATCACCTGGGATATTCACGGCTCGAAGCCCTTTACGGATATTCAGGAAATGTCGAAACTCGTAGCGCCCAACTTCGACCAGGCCTATAGTGCCTTGCTGGAGGATTTGAAAGAGCGCGGCTTACTGGAAAAAACTATGGTCACGGCCTGTGGCGAGTTCGGCCGTACGCCGAAAATCAACCCGGCTGGGGGTCGCGACCATCACCCCGGCGTCTGGACGGTGATCATCGGCGGCGGCCCAATCCAAGGCGGTCAGGTGATCGGCGAATCCGACGAATTCGGCTATGCTCCGAAAACTCGTCCGGTGACTACGGGTGAGTTCGCTGCCACGATCTTCAAGGGACTGGGGCTCGATCCGCACAAAGAATTACCGGGCCCGCAAGGAAGACCGATTCCGCTGGCCGACTTTAACCTTAAGCCGATTGAGGAATTGTTCTAACTGGGCACTGCTGCTAACCGGAATTCGCCGCCAATATCTCCGCCGAGAAGTCGGATATCACACTCGACGAAGCTCTCCAGGGATTTTCACACCGGAGTCGTTTTCGATCATGCGTCAACTTCTGACAGTACTATTTTTCGGTTTATCCGCCGTGCAGGTGTTGGCGGCCGATCTGCGGATTCTGCCTTCCGAGGTGACTCTCACCGGACCGGGCGCCTCGCAAAAACTTTTGATCGTTGAAGAGGAAAAAGGACGCGTGATAGCTGAGAAGACGGCGGGCGTAACTCTCGTTTCTTCGAATACTAAAGTGGCGGTTATTGATAAGGGAACCCTTCAAGCGGTCGGCAACGGCAATGTGATTGTGACGGCAAAGACTTCCGATGGAAAGACCGCGACGGCCAAAGTTCTAGTCCTGAAAGCCGAGCAGAATGCGCCTCCATCGTTTCGCAACGACATAATCCCGATTCTGACGCGAGCAGGATGCAATTCCGGTTCCTGTCACGGAGCGCTCGCCGGTAAGGGCGGCCTCAAACTTTCCCTGCGCGGCTATGATCCTGAATCCGATCACTTCGTTCTCACTCGACAGGCCCTGGCCCGAAGAGTTGACCGCAGCCAGCCGGAAAAAAGTCTCGTGCTCCTCAAAGGGGCACGCCTGATGCCGCACGGGGGTGGGCAACGATTGTTCGCCGATGAGGCCGATTATAATACGCTCCTCACCTGGATACAGTCGGGCGCGCTCCTCAATCCGGTCGATGCCAAGCTGGATCGCATCGAAGTACTCCCCCGGGCCGCCCTGCTCTCCCCGCAAGCCAAATCTTCCCTAATCGTCCGGGCGTTTTATTCCGATGGGCAGATCAAGGATGTGACGCGCTGGTGTCACTATGGAAGCAGCGACGATAATGTTGCGAAAGTAACCGAAGAGGCTCTCGTCTCCGGAGCCGGTTATGGAGAGGCCTCCATTACGGTGGGTTTCGGCTCCCGAGTCACCACCATGGTGATAACCTCTCCTTTCCCTAACTCCGTGAATCCGAAAGTTTTCGCGGACTCTCCTCGCAGCAATTTCATCGATGAACTCGTACTGCAGAAGTTGCAGTCGCTAAACCTGCCTCCTTCGCCGAACTGTAAGGACGCCGAATTTATCCGCCGAGCCTTTCTCGACGCGACGGGAATTCTTCCACAACCACAAGAGGTCGAAAAATTCATTTCAGACAAATCGGTCGATAAACGGGCGAAGCTGATCGCCGAGCTACTGGAGCGACCGGAGTTAATCGATTACTGGTCTTATAAATGGTCCGATCTGTTTCTGGTCTCGACCCGGAAGTTGCCGCAGCCAGCCATGTGGAGTTTTTATCGTTCACTGCGTCAGGCCGTTGCGGATAACAAACCGTGGGATCAATTGGCCCGCGATATCCTGCTCGCCAACGGCAGTACGATGCAAAATGGCGGCGGGAACTTTTTCGTTCTGCATAAAGACACTTCGGATGTCGCGGAAACGGTCGCGGTCAGCTTTCTCGGCATGTCGGTAACCTGCGCACGCTGTCACAATCACCCGCTCGAAAAATGGACGCAGGATCAATACTGGTCATTCGCCAATCTGTTTTCGCGCGTCGGTTTGAAAAATGGGGAACGAGACGGAGATGTGGTGGTCTTTGAGCGACCGACCGGAGATGTGCTGCATCCCCGCCGGGGCGTGCCGATGCCAGCCGCACCGCTCGATGGCCTACCTCTTGCCGCCGAGGAGGGACGCGATCGCCGAATCTATTTTGCGGACTGGCTGACTTCGCCGGATAATCCGTACTTTGCCAAGGCCCTGGTGAATCGGGTCTGGCGGAACTTCATGGGCCGCGGACTGGTCGAGGCGGAAGATGATCTGCGCGAAACCAATCCGGCCAGTAATCGCGAGCTACTCGACGCACTCGCCCGCGATTTTATAACCCATAAATTCGATGTGAAGGTTCTGATTCGCACCATCATGAATTCGGCGGCCTATCAGCGTTCCTCGCAGAAACTGGAAGAGAATGCTCAGGACGATCGCTACTATTCCCGTTACCTCGTGCGTCGTCTTCCCGGTGAAGTGATTTTGGATGCCCTGTCGCAGGTGACTGGTTCACCGACGCCCTTCAAGGAAATTTACACAGGCGTCGAAGGGGGGGTCGCCGCGACCTCGAACTATCCGCCGGGCACACGCGCTCTGCAGCTTCCCGACTCCCGAGTCGCTTCCCGGTTTCTGGATGCGTTCGGCCGGCCGGATCGCCTGGCCACCTGCTCCTGCGAACGGCAGCAGGATCCCACCGTCGGACAGGCTCTGATGATGAATAATGGCCAGACCCTCAACGACAAGCTCCGTGCCCCGGATTCGCGTGTCAGCGCCTGGTTGAAAGAGAAGGTGACGGACGAACAGGCGATCAGCCGCATCTTTATGCTGGCCCTCAGTCGGCCACCCAGCGCCAAAGAACGCGAGCGTTTCCAGGCGATTTTCGCTAACAAAACATCGAGTGAGCCGAATGCTCCCGGCCGCCGGGAAGCGCTTGAAGACCTTTTCTGGGCCGTGCTGACCTCCCGGGAATTCCTGTTCAATCACTGATTGCCGCGTCCTGAAGACGCTCAGCTGCATCAAAAATCGATTATGAAAAAGACTCTCCTCCTATTTTTTACTTTCCTGAGCGCAGGGATTTCCCAGGGGGCTCCTCTGCCTCCAGTCACGGCGTTGGCTTATCATCCCAGCTTTCCCGTGCTGGCGGCGGGATTGTACGGAGAAGTGTTGCTGATCGATCCGGCGAAAGCGGACGTCATTAGCCGACTCTCGGGACAAACGGAACGCGTCACTGCGCTGGCCTTCAGTAGTCAGGGCGACCGGTTGGCAGTCGCCAGCGGCCGGCCCGGAAAATCGGGTGAAATCCGACTCTATCGTGTGACGGCGCAAACCTTCTCTTCGCCGCTACTCGAAGCGACGATCACTCCCCACACGGATGTGATCTATGCTCTGACCTTCAGCCCCGACGGCAAAAAACTGGCTTCCGCCGGCTACGATCGCGTTATTCGAGTCGTCGATCCCGCCAAGCCTCAAGTCGTTATTCAAGAACTCAAAGATCACAGCGATGCCGTCTATGGCTTAGACTTCCATCCCGAGGGAAAACTGCTGGCGTCGGCGGGTGCCGATCGAGCCGTCAAGGTTTGGGATATCGCGACCGGCAAGAGACTCTATACGCTTTCCGAGCCGACCGATGCGGTCCATTCGGTAGTCTGGAGTCCTGATAAGCTCCATCTGGCGGCCGCGGGAATAGACAAAAGCATTCGAATCTGGCAGGCGGACGCCAACGGCGGACGACTGGTCCACTCGGTTTTCGCGCATACGGAACCGGTCACCCGGATCCTCTATTCCCAAAACGGACAAGTGCTTTATTCGATCGGCGAAGGGGGGAGTTGCAAGAGCTGGAACGCCGCGGCCATGAAGGAAAAGCTGGTTTTCCCGGCACAGAAAGAAACTATTCTGGCGCTGGCTCTCAGTCCGGATCAAAAGCAGTTGGCGCTGGGACTGTTCGATGGAGCTTTGAAACTTCTCGCTTCGGACAACGGCAAAATAGTGGCCGAACCGCTGCCGATTAAACCGAAGCCTGCCATCCTCCGGAAGATGACTCCGGCACAGGGTGTCCGCGGTTCGCAAGTCCGGGTCGTTTTCACCGGAGAACACTTAAATGAGGTGACGGAGATCGCGGCCAGTCCCGGAATCCAGGCTGAGATTCTCCCGGAAGGACGCGGACCCACGCAGTTGATCGCCCGTTTAACAATCGATTCCCAGTTCAAGCCGGGTAAGACGAATCTCCTGGCCAAATCGCCGGCGGGAAACTCCGCGGCCCTGCCCTTTTTCGTGGATCGCTATCCCGTGGCTTCTGGAATGATGGCCAACGAATCGTCTCGCACCGGTTCGAGAGTGACTCTCCCGGCCACTCTGATCGGTACTCTATCCAAGCCGGGTAAAGCCGATTATTTTCATTTCGAAGCGAAGGCCGGTCAGGAAATCGCGATTCAAGTTTTCACCGGAGAGATCGGCTCCAAACTCGATCCGTTCCTTGAACTGACCGACGCTCAGGGAAAAGTCCTAGTCGACAGTGCCAACGGCCTGCTCGGCTATGTGGCCCAAGATAGCGGTTACCTGGCGATCAGTATTCGCGACAAGGAATTTCGGGGCGGCGGCGATTATTCGTATCGGCTCAGTATCGGTTCGTTCCCCCTTATCACCGGAGCGTCTCCTCTGAGTTTCCAGCGGGGAACTTCCGGGTTGGTGCGGATTCATGGGGTGAATCTCGGCAATCAGCGAAGCCTGCCGGTCACCATTCCCGCTGATGCGAAGCCGGGGAGCAGAATTCCGATTGCACTGCCGGGCTTGCCAGAAGCGGTGGTCGGGGAAGCGGCTGTGCGAGCGGGGGAATTTCCGGAAGTCAGGGTGGCTCAAAAAGAGGCGCACATCCAAGTTCCGGGAACTGCAACGGGGACCCTGGCTGAACCTCAGCAGGTGCATGCGATTTACTTTAAGGCCAAAAAAGGGCAACGGCTATTACTCGAAGTCGAAGCGCGCCGACTCGGTTCGCCATTGGACTCCGTCATCGAGATCGTCGATTCTCAGAATCAGCTGGTGATGCGGGCCACTCTGCGCAGCACGGCACGTATCTTTTCGACGTTTCGGGATAGCGATTCTGTCAACCCCGGAATTCGCCTCGAATCGTGGCACGAACTGGGCATGGATGATTACCTGTTCGTCGATGGCGAACTGATGCGCGTCAAGGAGCTTCCTAAAGGTCCCGATGATGATTGTCAGTTCTACGAGGTTGCTGGCCGTCGGCAGGGATTTTTGGAGACCACCCCCACTCAGCATTACAACGGCTCGCCGATGTACAAGGTGGAAATTCACCCGGCTGGAAGCAGTTTCCCCGCCAATGGCCTGCCACTCATTCAATTGCCTTATCGAAATGACGACGGCGGAGCCAGTTACGGCAAAGATTCGCTACTGACTTTCGATCCACCCCAGGATGGAACTTATCGAGTTCGTCTCAAAGACGTGCGTGGCGCCGGCGGCGAGTTATTCAGCTACCGGTTGACAGTGCGGCCACCCCACCCCGATTTCGCAGTTGCGTTCAACTCAGCTAATCCGGTCGTCTGGAAAGGGGGATCAGTACCGATCAACGTTACCGCGACGCGAATCGATGGCTTCAACGGTCCCATCCACTTCGCGCTCGAAAATCTTCCCGAAGGATTGGAAGCGCCGCCCAGTTCGATCGACCGCGAGCAATTGACGATGACCTTCCCGCTTTTTGCAAAATTGTCGGCGAAGTTACCCGAGACTCCCGCGCTCAAGCCGCTGAAGCTCGTAGCCCGGGCCACCATCGATGGGCGGGAGGTTGTACGGGAATTCGTCGGAGGCCCGCCAAAGCTGGCCGATGCCGGTGATATTGTTGCTACGACCAGCGTCAGCGAAGTCTCTCTCAAACCGGGACAAGAAACCCGGCTCGTAGTGAAAGTCGAACGACGTAACGGCTACGCGGGACGGATTCCGATCGAGGTTCGCGGCCTGCCGCACGGAGTCCGCGTGGAAAACATCGGGCTCAATGGCATCCTGATCACTCCGGGGACTTCGGAGCGCGAGATCGTTTTGTTTGCGGAATCGTGGGTTCCCGAGCTGGAACATCCTTTGATAGTCCTCGCCCGCAACGAGTCGAAGGGTACGGATTATGGAGCCAAGCCGGTTATCCTGAAGGTCCGCAAATAAGCGACGATTCGTTAATCGAGCGGTCCCTCCTGAGGAGACACTGGGAAAAATGTAAAGCCGCTATCGTTTTGCCGGACGGGTAACCCTGCCAGCAAGTATCGCAGCTTCGGATGCGAGCGCGATAAATCTCATGAATCCGTTGGTCGACCCAATACAGGCGGGAGCGTCATTACTTTCCGTTCTGGGCCACTCGATATTTGTTCTCCGCTCAGTTCATCGCGGGAATTCACTAAAGTTTTCGAAACATAATTAGAGCATCGACAAAGCCTTTTTCGGGATGAGCGAATGCGCCAGGCAAGGTGCCAACGACTTCGAACCCGAGACTTGTCCATAGCCGGACTGCCCGGTCATTGGTGCTTATCACAAAATTGAATTGCATCGCCAGAAAGCCGCGGGATCGCGCGAACTCGAGTGAATGCAAACACATCTTGCGGGCCACTCCTTGTCCGCGCGCTTTCAGACAGGTCGCATAGCCGCAATTTGCGACATGAGAGCCGCCCCCCAGTTGGTTTGCTCTAAGAAAATAGGTCCCGAGAATTTTACCGTCTTCCTCAACGACAAAAGTATCGTGATCCGATTTGGTCCAATAGGCGATTGCACTCTCTTGAGTCATCTCCGGAGGAAGTGCATAAAATTCACCGGCTCGTAGGATCGGTTTTAGGATCTCCCAGATTTGACTGAAGTCGTTTTGGCAGGCTGGCCTGAGGATCAAGCTGGGATTGTTCCGTTGCATAGCTCTGAAATCCGATTGCAATATTCTTTCCGGGTAGTTTAGTTGGTCCGCCTGCAAATTACATCCAAGGCTCGCACGAAACGGCCCGCGACAAAATGTTGTACGACTGTCGAGAATGCCCCGAAAAGGTCGCTATCCCAGAGGCCTTCCCGGGTGCTCGAAAGCAATTTAAGGTCGAATCCGAGTTACATAGTGGAGTTTTTCAACCAGACATTTCTGTTACTCCTACAGCAAGCAACGATGCTAAATCTCCTGCCCCGACCGACATGATAAACTGGACATCGCCATTCATTTCAGGTATAGAAAAAGAAATTCAAGCTTTCAGTCGGTACCCTCATTGTGGCCATTCGCAGACCGAAATCCTGCGGCCAAGTGAATCCAGTGATAATCCTAAAGGATCAGATCCATGAGCAACCCATCGGACCCTCATCATGTGTCGAGGCGGGAATTCAACAGCTTGACTGCCGGTACCTCGGCGGCGATGCTGTTTGGCACGGCAGCGGCCCGAGCGGAGCTGGAAGCGAAAGGCACTGCTGCTTTTTCGGAAGGCAAGAACGGTTTGAACATCCTGTTCCTCTTCACGGATCAGGAACGTTTTTTCCCCAAATGGCCCCGGGGCATGTCGCTGCCCGCTCACGAACGGCTGCAAAAAACCGGCACGACTTTCACCAACCACTACACCAGTGCCTGCATGTGCACGCCGTCGCGGTCGGTTCTGATGACCGGTCTGCAAACGGCCGACAACAAGATGTTCGACAACTGCGATACCCCCTGGCAGAACAGTCTCTCTCCGACGGTGCCCACGATCGGCCATATGCTCCGCAAGGCGGGCTACTACACCGCTTATAAGGGGAAGTGGCACCTCAATCGGGAATTCGATTCGCATAACCCGACCAAGCTGTTCACTCGAGAAATGGAAGAATACGGTTTCGCCGATTACGCCTCGCCCGGCGATCTGGTCGGCCACGACCTGGGAGGATACCAGTTCGACCACTTGATCAGCGGCAGCGCAATCACCTGGCTCCGACGTCAGGGGCGGCCGCTTTCAGACGCCGGTAAGCCCTGGAGCCTGTTCGTCAGTCTGGTGAATCCGCACGATGTGATGTATTTCAACACCGATGCGCCCGGCCAGAAAACCCAGGACACGGGTAAACTCCTGAAACGAGCCACCCAAGCCCCCAATCACCCCATTTATAAGAAGAAATGGGACATGCCGGTGGCAAAAACGCTTCGAGAGCCACTCAATGCCCCGCATCGACCGAAGGCCCACGGCGAGTTTCTGAAGATGTGGGACTATGTGCTGGGCCACATACCTCTCGAAGAAGAGCGCTGGCGCCGTTTCAACGACTTTTACCTCAATTCGATTCGCTCCGTCGACATCCAGCTGCAGAACATCCTCAATGAGCTCGATGCGCTGGGTCTGGCCGAGCGGACGATCATCCTGTTCACTTCCGACCATGGGGAAATGGCCGGCGGGCACGGCCTGCGCGGCAAGGGTCCGTTTGCCTATGAGGAAGCCACTCATATTCCGTTCTTCGTCGTTCACCCCGATGTCAAAGGCGGACAGTCGTGCAAAGCTTTGTCCAGTCATATCGACGTGGTGCCGACACTCCTGTCCATGGCGGGCCTATCCGCAACAAAACGGAGTGAAGTGGCAGGCCGCGACCTTCCGGGGAAGGACCTCTCACCCGTGCTGGCGAAGGGAGCCGAGGCGAGTATCACCGAATCGCGCGAGGGTGTGCTGTTCGCCTACAGCGCGCTGTGCACCAACGATTCGACGTTGCTCAAAGTTGCTGGGGAAGCCCTCGCGGCGAACCGCTCCCCCAAAGAGGAGTTGGAAAAAGCCGGTTACAAACCCGATCTGAGGAAACGCGGAAGTGTTCGAACCGTATTTGATGGGCGTTATAAATTCTCGCGCTATTTCGCCCCTATCGAGCGCAACCACCCGACCACGCTCGATGAACTTTACAAATCGAATGACGTGGAACTTTTCGATCACCAATCCGATCCCGAGGAAGTTATCAATCTGGCGGCCGATCGCGAGAAGAACGCCGCGCTGCTTCTGGCCATGAGTGCCAAGCTCGAAGCAGTGATCAAAGCCGAGATCGGGAAGGACGATGGCCGCGAGATGCCGGAAATTCCGAAAGTCTCCTGGTATCTCGATACCGCTGATCTATAGGAGAAGCTGGTTGCCATCGCAGGCCGGATCGATTCGGGACCTGGCCGTACAGGTGAGTGGCGGGGCGGATCAATTTCCCGGCTCACGATGGGCTTGCTGTAGGCACCGGATAGCTCGGCTTACTTCGGCGGCTCCTAGCGGAAAAATACCGCTAGTCGTCCTGCGAGCTACTTGACACCCGCTTCCCAATTAGGTTCCATAAGACGCTGAAAGCCTGGAACCAAGTCGCCTCCGAGAATCGACTTTTTGCACAATTGGAAGGATTTTCCGTTCTTCTGTCGATTTCCTCCAGTTTCATTCGACTGAATGTGGAATCGACCTTCCGCGTTCGCCACTGCACGTGCAGTTAGCCTCGGCTGGGACTCTGATTCAATAGAGGATAATCGACATGGTAGTTTTTCTGAAAGCCCTGCTGATCGGTGTTGCCCTTCTCCACCTATCACTACCTGCCCAGGCTCAGGAACCGCAGAAGCCGAGTAAAGATCAGGAATACCTCAAGCGACTCGTGGGGAGTTGGAGCGCAGATTCCGAAAACGGGAAAGGGACGATGATTTACAAGATGGAATTGGGCGGTCTTTGGCTGATGGGAGACTTCGAGGGAGAATTTGGCGGCTTCAAGTTTCAAGGGAAAAGCCTCGAGAGTTACGACTCGGCGACGAAGAAATACCGGAGTGTTTGGGTAGACTCTTTCTCCACCCAGCCCAGAATTATGGAAGGTGATCTCGACAAGGAGGGCAAGATCATGACCCTGACCGGAACCGGCCGAGGTGCGGACCAGAAGACCGTGAATTATAAGTCGGTTACTGAGATCAAAAATGACGATACGGTGAACTATAGCCTGTTCCTGGTTGATAAAGACGGTAAGGAACTGCCGATGGTTAAGCTCACCTATAAAAGGAAAAAGTGAGTTCGCACGCCGGAGAGTTTATTCCTTGCGACCTGAATCCCTATCCGGCCAATACACAGATTTAAAACGGCGTTATGGCAACACCTACGGACAGAGCTGGGATAGCGCGAAATCCATTGAATATCGGCCACCCCAACTGGGTGGAATACTTTCCCACTCCCTTCGCAAGGCGGAGGGAAATTCCATGCAAACCATCAAACTCACCGACGGCGGGATTCTGCTTTACAAAGAGGCATTCATCCCGCACGACATGGCGGATCGCTACTTCGCTGAGCTTCGGGATCATTCTGCCTGGGAACAAAAACCGGGGATATTTGGTTACCTGCAGCCCCGACTGATCGCCGCGTACGGAGAACCCGGCCTCGTCTATCGCTACTCCGGCCGAGACAACGTCGCTTTGCCCTGGACACCCACACTTCTGGAGATCAAGCAGAAGATCGAGTCCATCGAGGGGCAGTATAATTACTGTCTGCTGAATCGTTACAGCTCCGGGCAGGACAGCATGGGCTTGCACGCCGACGATGA
The genomic region above belongs to Telmatocola sphagniphila and contains:
- a CDS encoding alpha-ketoglutarate-dependent dioxygenase AlkB family protein gives rise to the protein MRPESLSGQYTDLKRRYGNTYGQSWDSAKSIEYRPPQLGGILSHSLRKAEGNSMQTIKLTDGGILLYKEAFIPHDMADRYFAELRDHSAWEQKPGIFGYLQPRLIAAYGEPGLVYRYSGRDNVALPWTPTLLEIKQKIESIEGQYNYCLLNRYSSGQDSMGLHADDEPEVGHIIGSLSLGATRTFRIKHNESKETMNFPVGHGTLIIMAGTMQQFWKHEIPKTKRPVGERINLTYRQIIRE